One Rubinisphaera margarita DNA window includes the following coding sequences:
- a CDS encoding cytochrome c oxidase assembly protein — protein MSDSLSLAPQFEHDGRTTLRTDSLFSGWRICFLIWGLISLIIAWMGPLPRLAHEAFFAHMTMHMLVVAVAAPMLGLAIAGSRFDPVMKWPRIFSPIPASVAELIIVWAWHAPQPHHLARMHTWGLFAEQGSFLLAGIIVWLSAFGGLLPRSRGRSAAGVIGLLLTSMHMTLLGALLALAPRSVYDHHQGFGSMTALEDQHLGGAIMLVVGGIAYLWGGVALTVGLVQDRKQDEAVE, from the coding sequence ATGAGTGATTCCCTGTCCCTGGCCCCCCAGTTCGAACACGATGGACGAACGACACTGCGGACCGACTCCCTGTTTTCCGGGTGGCGGATCTGCTTTCTCATCTGGGGGCTGATCAGCCTGATCATCGCGTGGATGGGTCCACTGCCGCGCCTGGCGCATGAGGCATTCTTCGCCCACATGACAATGCACATGCTCGTGGTCGCCGTCGCCGCTCCCATGCTGGGGCTCGCGATTGCCGGCAGTCGGTTCGATCCGGTCATGAAATGGCCTCGCATCTTCTCGCCCATTCCCGCTTCCGTGGCCGAGCTGATCATCGTCTGGGCCTGGCATGCTCCGCAGCCGCATCATCTGGCGCGAATGCACACCTGGGGACTGTTCGCCGAACAGGGCTCGTTTCTGCTGGCCGGAATTATTGTCTGGCTCTCCGCGTTTGGCGGGCTGCTGCCCCGCAGTCGCGGCCGCAGTGCGGCGGGGGTCATCGGTCTGTTGCTCACATCGATGCACATGACCCTGCTCGGAGCGCTCCTGGCATTGGCTCCCCGTTCGGTCTACGACCATCACCAGGGATTCGGAAGCATGACGGCTTTGGAAGACCAGCATCTCGGCGGGGCGATCATGCTCGTCGTCGGGGGAATCGCTTACCTCTGGGGCGGAGTCGCGCTCACGGTCGGACTCGTGCAGGACCGCAAACAGGACGAGGCGGTGGAGTGA